CTTACTCGAGCAGGCAGGCATTCATGCCCAGCTTGACCAAAAAAGAGGGTATGACCACGGGGTTTTTGTTCCCTTGAAACTGATGTATCCCCAAGCCGATATCCCGGTAATTCAGCTGTCTCTTCTCCATAGCCTGGATAGCAAACAACACCTTGTGTTAGGTAAAGCGCTTTCTCCCTTGCTCGAAGAAAACATCCTATGGATCGGTTCGGGCTTCTCTTTCCATAATATGCATGCATTCTCCTGGGAAGGTGGCCAGAAGAACGATAGCCAAAATGATGCATTCCAGAACTATCTTATCGATGCCTGCTCAGAAAAGCACACCCAATTTGAGCGGGAAGAATTGCTTTTGAACTGGGAGTAAGCACCGTTTGCCAGGTATTGCCATCCACGGGAAGAGCACCTTCTGCCCCTGCATGTTTGTCTTTCTTTGGCACAGAGTCCTGCAAGGGTTGTTTTCGACGATTATATACTGGGAAAACGAGCCTTGGGTTTCCTATGGCGTAACTAGAGCGAAGTTCCCTGCCTGGTGGTTACAAGGGCAAGCAGGTTGTCTGTTGCCCTGAGTCTCCTGCTTATTTCCCTGGCAAGGTTCAAGATAATCATGGTATAGGTCATGAGATGACCTTTTGAAAGCGTGTACAGGTCTTTGTTGCTCAGGGTAATTACCGTGGTGTCTGTAAGGCATACGACTGAGGCGGCGCAACTTTGGATGTCAATCAATTCCATCTCTCCAAATGAGTCGCCTGTATGGAGAACAGTAATCTCACGGTCATTTTTGTCATCTGAAAGGCAATGTTTTCGAATTGAAACAGATCCTTCCAAGATGAAGTAGACACTATTGTTTGGCTCCCCTTGCCGTAGGATGAGTGAACCTTTTGCATAGTGTTTTTCGTCAAGAAGTTTGTGGATAACCTCCAGCTCTTCCTCGGTTAAACCTCCAAACATACTGTGCTTCGAAAGAAATGCATTGGTAGCGGTACATTCAGTCATACTATATGGTACGGTAGGAAATTCCAAAACGCAAGTGTCTCAGCTGATGATAAAGACTTCAGAGTACTGGACAGTCTTTGCAATAATGCAAATACTTGGGGTATCGAGTGGAAAAAGGTGCAAAAGGAAAATGGAAATATCACAGAGAGACGCAGATGAGATTGTCAAGGAATTGTCCAACCTTACCAAGCTTAAGCTAAATATTGTGAATAGCGATGCAATCATCATTGCGAATTCCGATCCCCAGAGGGTCGGCGATTTCCATGAGGCAACTAAGAAGATCATCGATGAGAAGCTTGATGAGCTGGTTGTCATGGATACTGCCCAGTATAAAGGCACTTGTGCAGGAACCAACCTTCCTATTGTCATCGACCACCAGATAGTAGGGGTCGTGGGTATCACGGGTCCATATAAAGAAGCTGTTTCCTACGGCAAGATCATCAAGAAAATGACTGAGATTCTCATTCAGGGTAAAGAACGGGAGAATGAGAAGACCAGAAACAAGATTGCCCGGACTCGATTCCAGATTGAATGGATATGCAATGCACAGACTGAGGTTTCAGAGGCCTTGAAGGAACGTGGGAGGGATTTTGGCATCGATATAACAGTGCATCGTAGGATTATGGTCATATCTTTGAACGAGATCAAGGGAGAATCTTCACCGTATTCAAAACTGATCAATCTTGACAGTATTGAGGATTCCATAGAACGTGAGATTCTTCTGCTGCATGCTTCCAACACTGCTTTCAAAACCTCCAATGTCCTGGTGGCTACCCTCATTGCCCCTTCCGATGCAAAACTACTCTCTGTTGCCGAAAATCTCCTGAAAAAATTCTCCAACCCCCATATTGCGATATCTATCGGTATCGATGAGGCCTGTGAAGATTATTTGAAAATCCACGAACAGTATTCCAAGGCCCTCAAAGCCCAGATTTCCGCCAGACAACGGGGAAGCAACGCTATTACCTTCTATTCGGACCTTGACCTGGAACTCCTGCTTTCTGATATTTCCGAGAAAACCAGGCAGTCATTCATGAACAAGGTGTTCTCAGGATTTTCAGAGGAGGAAATACTCCAGTCGATGAAGACCATCCAGGTTCTATATGAAGAGAACGGGTCAATTTATAGGGCTGCCGATAGGTTGAATGAACATCCCAATACGCTTCAATATAAATTACGGAAGATTGAGAGAGATACCGGCTATGACCCGCGAAAGCTGGGCGATGCAGCTGTTTTCAACCTTGCCTTGTTGTTCCGGGGTGAGTATACCAGTACAAAGGACAAGCGGAATTAAGCTTTGTCTTTGGTGCAATTTTCTGTGCGGCATTCCCTTGTAGCATTAAAATCCAAGTGTTTTGTTTTGTAAAACAGAGAAATGTACATATATTTGTTTCCAATGATAATTTTAAACTGATTGTATCTTTGCTATACTATGGCAAAATACAGGTAGTTCCATAAGAAATAAATGCCGAGACAAGGAAAAAATCCTGGGTATTTCGGAAAGAGAGTAGAACTATTTTTATTGGCATTGTATACAATATACCATAATGGAATTTTCTGGGTAGGACGTAGAAATTTTTAATTTTTAGAAATAGAGGAGTGATAGGTATGGATTATAAGAAAAAAGCGTATGAGTTGTTGAAATCCTGGAAAGGTGACAACTATGTGTTTGGCATGGGAGTCCTCGACCAAGTTGGCAAGCTTGCAGCCGGATACGGAAAAACTGCTTTGGTTGTCAGCAACCAGACCTATATGAAGCCGGTCTGTGACAAGGTTGTAGGGTATTTGCAAGCTGAGGGGGTTACCTTGGCTGGAGGTTCCGTCGCCCCTGATGCAAAACCGAATGCACCCCGTGAAGACGTCTATCGTTTGGTAACCTATATTCTGCAGTTCAAGCCCGATTGCATAGTTGCTATCGGGGGTGGTTCCACCATCGATGCTTGTAAATGTGCCAGTGCCTTGGCTGCCCTTGGTTCTGAGGTTACCCCAGAGGTTGACCACTATTTCGGGACTGGTGTTGTTACCGAGGATTTGAAAAGGACCAAAAAGAAACTGGTTCCCCAGATTGCCGTACAGACTTCTGCCTCCAGCGGGGCACACCTTACCAAATACTCAAACATCACCGACCCTGTAGTAGGGCAGAAGAAACTCATCGTCGATGAGGCTGTCATTCCCGCTACCAGTGTATTCGACTATGAGGTAACGGTTTCGATGCCCATCAGTGTTACGATTGACGGAGCCCTCGATGCCATTGCCCATACCTTTGAGGTCTATTGTGGGGCAAAGGGCGAGAAACAGGCTCTTTGTGGAGAACTGGCCGCAACGGCTATCAGCCTCTGCGCTGAAAATGCAAAGATCCTTGTCAAGGATCCCAAGAACCTTGAAGCAAGGGAAGCTATCGGCCTGGCAACGGACCTTGGCGGGTATGCCATCATGGTCGGAGGGACCAGTGGTGCCCACCTTACCAGCTTCTCTTTGGTCGACCTTGTGGGCCATGGCACTGCTTGCGGTATCATGAACCCGTACTATGCGGTATTCTATTCCAAGGCGATCCAGCCCCAGCTTAAGGTTGTCGGAAAGATTTTCAAGGATTTCGGATATACCGATGCCGATATCGAGAATCTGAACGGGAGGCCTTTGGCTTTGGCGGTAGCTGAGGCTATGGTTGCCTATGGCAAGAGCATCAATGCCCCGACTACCCTCGGGGAACTCAAGGGCTTTGGCGATACGTATATCGAAAGGGCTCTGAATGCGGCCAAAGATCCCCAGTTGAAGATGAAACTCCAGAATATGCCTGTTCCCATGACTATTGACGATGTCGATACCTACATGGAACCGATTCTCCGCGCAGCTGTTTCAGGTGATTTCTCCTTGATCAAGGAAATGTAATACATTTCAGTCCAATTTCTGGGCAATGTAGAGAGTCCTGCTTTTCCTTGCGGAGGGTAGGACTCTTTTATTTTCCTTCCCTGCATAGAGAGCAGTCAATTGCCAGGGAACCCTGTAGCCAAGTATCTTTTACCGCCATATAGTTAAGGGGAAGTACCATAGTAAAGGAGTTTACCATGTCTGAAGTACATACCTATCATACTGCAGTCCAATGGAGTGAAGAGAGGAAAGGAATGCTTTCTTCGGAAGGCCTTTCTTCAATTGAGGTAGCTACCCCTCCCCAGTTTCCTGGCGGCCATGCAGGGATCTGGTCTCCTGAACATCTGTTTGTCGCCTCTGCTGAAGTTTGCCTGATGACCACGTTCCTATCCCTTGCCGAGAAAGCAAGACTGGAATTCCAAGGCTATCATTCAGAGGCCAGGGGGACCCTTGAAAAAACGGAGGCAGGTTTCTGGATGACTCAGATTGTCATTACCCCGACACTGGTCATTGCCGATGAAGAACTAAGAGAGAAAGCCCTCAACCTTTTTTCGAAGGCTGAAAAATACTGCTTGATCTCCAATTCAATGAAGACGGAAGTCAGAATCGAGCCGATTGTTGAAGTCATCTGAAATGCAATACAGTTAAGAACCAAAGTTGAGGGTGTGCCGATTCTTCCGTAGCGATGACAAGGTAGAGGGTTGGGTCAGAAATCCTTGGCCAAAACGTATCTTAAAGCAACGATTCCACACGGAAAGGATGTTGCCTTTTTAATCCAGAGTGTCTGGTTTGCTTCCAGCTCAAGACAAATTGACTGTCCCCTGCCGATTAAGGTGGGATTGATGAACAAGTTGAACTCATCTATGAGAGAGTGCCTTACCAATGCTGAGACAAAGGATACTCCCCCATAGGCAATGAGGTCCCTTCCTGTTTGATTTTTCAGCCTGGTTATTTCCTCTTCCAGATCACCGGTTGCCAAAATGGTATTGGCCCATTCTGATGCTACCAGAGTCTTGGTAAAGACGACTTTCTGCGTCTCGTTCATTTTCTTGATGCCCAAGGCATCTTCTCCCTTTGGGGAGGATGCCCAGTAGGGGATGAACTTTTCGGCAAGTTTTCGCCCCAAGACTATGCAGTCAACAGAATCGGTGATTTTTTGAACATAGCTCTTCAATTGGTCGTCCCAGGGCAGTGTCATCCAATCCATTTCGCCATAGAGTCCACACATAAAGCCATCGAGGGTCAGTTGTACCTGTAATTTGAGTTTTCTCATAGCGGTATATCCTTTCCTGTCAACGAGGAGTGTCCCCCTATGTACCAGTATCGGGGATTTTTTTGGAAAGTAAATATGCCGATTGGATTCCCCCCCCTAGGCAAAGGGGCCTAGAGTCTCCCGAAAAGAAATAAAGAAAGAAGAAAACAAAGGGAAGAAGAAACATACGGGGTGAAATGAAGAAAGAATACCCAATTCTTCGCTGTTGCTGATAGCGAGCTATCGCATACCGGGCTATTACCCGCTTGCAGCTCAAAGGAAACGTATACTGGCAGTTATTCGACCTGTGTGGAGTACTTGAGCAGCTTCATGCCCTCTCAGGCGGTAGGTCTGTCTCTCCCGAGGCAGAACCGTACGGCTTTTTCTATTATGGCTTCAGCAAAAGGGGAGATTTTTTGCCTTGGCTCTGCAAAGACCGTGGAGGAATCGGGAGTCGAATGGTTCAAGTGAGAAGCGTATACGTTATGGTGCGGGAGTATTGTTGGCAAGGATAGGTAGGCTCTTGGTTTATGACTTGTTGCGGTTCCAATGCAAAGGCACAGCTGGGGTGGGCAAAAGACCCGTTTGCCAATTGGGTTTCTTTTCCCAGGAACCCCCCGCTATAGAACCAGAGGTCAGGGGCATCGGATTCAACGACAAGTGAAGCGGTATTTCCAGATACCTCTGCCCTGTCTGTGCAGAATCCATGGTTTATACCTTTTGCATTTGCAATCTGTTCTTTGGGAGAGCAAAAAGCGAGGGAATCCAAAAAACTTCTAGGTTCAGTGAAATCAAAGGATGTCCCCTTCACCGGGGCTTTTTCCAGGGGAAGGAAATCGCCGTCATTCAGGAAATAGTGGGAAGCAGGAAAATGAAATACATGGGCATGTATGTCCGTGGAGAAATCTG
The sequence above is a segment of the Sphaerochaeta pleomorpha str. Grapes genome. Coding sequences within it:
- a CDS encoding Crp/Fnr family transcriptional regulator; this translates as MTECTATNAFLSKHSMFGGLTEEELEVIHKLLDEKHYAKGSLILRQGEPNNSVYFILEGSVSIRKHCLSDDKNDREITVLHTGDSFGEMELIDIQSCAASVVCLTDTTVITLSNKDLYTLSKGHLMTYTMIILNLAREISRRLRATDNLLALVTTRQGTSL
- a CDS encoding OsmC family protein, with protein sequence MSEVHTYHTAVQWSEERKGMLSSEGLSSIEVATPPQFPGGHAGIWSPEHLFVASAEVCLMTTFLSLAEKARLEFQGYHSEARGTLEKTEAGFWMTQIVITPTLVIADEELREKALNLFSKAEKYCLISNSMKTEVRIEPIVEVI
- a CDS encoding CdaR family transcriptional regulator, producing the protein MEISQRDADEIVKELSNLTKLKLNIVNSDAIIIANSDPQRVGDFHEATKKIIDEKLDELVVMDTAQYKGTCAGTNLPIVIDHQIVGVVGITGPYKEAVSYGKIIKKMTEILIQGKERENEKTRNKIARTRFQIEWICNAQTEVSEALKERGRDFGIDITVHRRIMVISLNEIKGESSPYSKLINLDSIEDSIEREILLLHASNTAFKTSNVLVATLIAPSDAKLLSVAENLLKKFSNPHIAISIGIDEACEDYLKIHEQYSKALKAQISARQRGSNAITFYSDLDLELLLSDISEKTRQSFMNKVFSGFSEEEILQSMKTIQVLYEENGSIYRAADRLNEHPNTLQYKLRKIERDTGYDPRKLGDAAVFNLALLFRGEYTSTKDKRN
- a CDS encoding dihydrofolate reductase family protein, translated to MRKLKLQVQLTLDGFMCGLYGEMDWMTLPWDDQLKSYVQKITDSVDCIVLGRKLAEKFIPYWASSPKGEDALGIKKMNETQKVVFTKTLVASEWANTILATGDLEEEITRLKNQTGRDLIAYGGVSFVSALVRHSLIDEFNLFINPTLIGRGQSICLELEANQTLWIKKATSFPCGIVALRYVLAKDF
- a CDS encoding DODA-type extradiol aromatic ring-opening family dioxygenase translates to MKLDTRKGQVVYFSHGGGPLPLLGDKSHQAMVAFLKDLPAHLHRPEAIVVVSAHWEEAEATVISSKKAPLLYDYYGFPKEAYNITYPALGNPVLAEKLVVLLEQAGIHAQLDQKRGYDHGVFVPLKLMYPQADIPVIQLSLLHSLDSKQHLVLGKALSPLLEENILWIGSGFSFHNMHAFSWEGGQKNDSQNDAFQNYLIDACSEKHTQFEREELLLNWE
- a CDS encoding iron-containing alcohol dehydrogenase; the encoded protein is MDYKKKAYELLKSWKGDNYVFGMGVLDQVGKLAAGYGKTALVVSNQTYMKPVCDKVVGYLQAEGVTLAGGSVAPDAKPNAPREDVYRLVTYILQFKPDCIVAIGGGSTIDACKCASALAALGSEVTPEVDHYFGTGVVTEDLKRTKKKLVPQIAVQTSASSGAHLTKYSNITDPVVGQKKLIVDEAVIPATSVFDYEVTVSMPISVTIDGALDAIAHTFEVYCGAKGEKQALCGELAATAISLCAENAKILVKDPKNLEAREAIGLATDLGGYAIMVGGTSGAHLTSFSLVDLVGHGTACGIMNPYYAVFYSKAIQPQLKVVGKIFKDFGYTDADIENLNGRPLALAVAEAMVAYGKSINAPTTLGELKGFGDTYIERALNAAKDPQLKMKLQNMPVPMTIDDVDTYMEPILRAAVSGDFSLIKEM